Genomic segment of Myxococcales bacterium:
ATCGTACGCGTAGGGGAAGAAGGTCCTGGGCTCGAGGCTCGTACCGTCGCAAATTTTCTTCAAGTGTTCGATCAACTCGGCTTCCTGAATGTTCGGGTTGCCTTCGAGCACTGCGACCAGTCGGCCGATGACCTCGGTGGGGTCGGCTTCGAGATTGCGGACGACCGGATCTTTGCGGATGCGGTAGCGGAAGTCGTCGGGTGCGTACTGCTCGATCCAGTTCCACACACATCGCGCGCGCACGGCGAAGCGTTCGCGACCGGCGGAGTCGTTGATCTCACCGCGCGCTTCGTAGTACGCGAGGCTGCGTTCCATGTCTCCGTCGTAGATCTGGAGAATCATCGAGAGCCCGCGGAAGGGCGGCACGAAGGGGACCGGATCTCCGCCCTCGATGCGGTGGTGATCGAGACTCGCAAGTTGCAGCGTGCGCCGCGACATGGCTCGCTTGCGATCTTTCTTGCCGCCGTCATCGGCTTGATGGGCTGTGCGGACACTGCGGTCGTAGTCTTCGTAGAGTTTGATGACGTCCAGATCGAAGGAGATTTGAAATTCAGCGCTGGGGCGCGCGACGGCGAAAATCCAGCGCAACAGTTCTGGTTCGTAGATTTCCAGGCAGTCGGAAACGGTGAGGGCACCCCCTGCTGAACTCGAGATCTTTCCGCTCTCGCCCTTGATGCGGACAAAGTCGTAGGCCACGTACTCGGGTGCCCAACCGTCGTAGACTTCGGCCACGATCTCCCGGGCCGTATCGAAACTCCCGCCCGCGGAAGAGTGATCCTTGCCCCCCGGCTCAAAACTGACGGCCTCGTGACGCCATCGCATGGGCCAGTCGACGCGCCAGGGGAGCTTGAGGTTTCCGCCTTTGCGCAGATCGACGCGGCTGACTTCTCTGCAGGTCCTGCAGCTGACTTCGACGCTCCATTCTCCGTCCCAGTCGAAGTCCAATTCGTCCCGCCCGCATGCGTCGCAAAATCCGGCGAGTGGCAACCAGTCTTCGGCCAGGGGTTGGGTGCGGTGCTGGTTGAGTATGCGGCGAATCTTGTCTCGACCTTCGAGGGCGCGGCGGATGCCTTCGGCGTAATCCCCCGCGCGGTAGCGTCTGGACTGGCGAATGAACTCGGGCTCGATCGCGAGCGGCGTGATGCTCGCCTCGAAGACTGCGATGTGGTGAGCGGCGTAGCTTTCTTCCTGGCCGTATGGATCGGGGACGTCGGCCACACTGCGGCGCAGATTCTCTTCGAGCATCGCCTGCTCGGGCATGCCTGCGGGTACCTTGCGGAACACGTCGAAGTCGTCCCATGAATAGATGAACCGCACCTGTTTGCCGGCGTCGCGCAGGGCGCGGGCGACCAGGTCCACGGTGATGACTTCGCGGAAGTTCCCGACGTGGACCGTGCCCGATGGCGTAATACCCGCGGCGACGACGATTCGGTCGAGATCCGGGTGCTTCTGCACCGTAGCCCGGGCAGCGTGGTCCGCCCAGTGGGAAAAGTATTCGTCGTGTGTTGGTGCACCACCCGCCATGGCACCGAGTTCAGCACAGACCGAGGCGATCAGCCAGGTTTCGTTACCGGCGCTCTTGACCTTGGCTGACCTTGGCAATTTCTGCCGGTGGGGACAACTATACGACCTCTCGCAGCCGGTGGCTTTTGATGTCGAGCACGAAGCCGCGCACGTTGTCTTTGTTCACGACCGCTGGGCTCTCTCTGATCTTGCGCATGTCGCTGCGAACGTTTTCATCCAGGTCGCTGAATGTTCCCAATGAAATCGTCATCTCGGTCCCGGTGGCGGCCACGAACATCGCTCGCAGCTCGTCTTCCCGGTAGCGAATCAGTGCGCAGTCCGTGTGCTTGATCAGCATGATTTCATGGGTGCCGTGGATGATCTGGGACACCGCTAGCGATCGGATGACATCGTCGGTCACCATTGCGCCGGCGTTGCGCATGACGTGAAGGTCGCCTTCGTGCAAACCCAACACGCGTCCAATGTCGATTCTTGCGTCCAGGCAGGTCAGGACGGCGACCGGAAGCGTGGGGCGTGCCTCCAGGGGTTTTGGATCGTGGCGCGATGCCACGTAATCGCAATTTCTCTTCAGCAGATCATCGGTGGCGCTCACGTTGTACTCCAGCAGTCAGTTTCCGGTCCGCGAGCGTATCACTGTCAAATCCCGGGTGCCGCCCGAACCTGAGCGCCCCACAGAACGCCCGTTACGACGAATACTCGAGCGCCGGATACCAGCTCTCCCCCCGTCCCTCCGGCGTCAGGTCGAGCACATTCCAGAGCGGCCACATCATGTCGCTGTGGCTACGATCCACGCATTGGGGATCCACAACGCGGACCCAGTTGTGATTGGGGAGAAGCCAGTGCGGGTTGAGCGGTTAGATCACATTCATATCTATTCTGAAGATCCCGAAGCATCGGCTCGCTTTTATATCGACCACTTCGAAGCCAGAGAAGTAGAGCGCAAC
This window contains:
- a CDS encoding carbonic anhydrase, translating into MSATDDLLKRNCDYVASRHDPKPLEARPTLPVAVLTCLDARIDIGRVLGLHEGDLHVMRNAGAMVTDDVIRSLAVSQIIHGTHEIMLIKHTDCALIRYREDELRAMFVAATGTEMTISLGTFSDLDENVRSDMRKIRESPAVVNKDNVRGFVLDIKSHRLREVV
- the lysS gene encoding lysine--tRNA ligase — encoded protein: MPRSAKVKSAGNETWLIASVCAELGAMAGGAPTHDEYFSHWADHAARATVQKHPDLDRIVVAAGITPSGTVHVGNFREVITVDLVARALRDAGKQVRFIYSWDDFDVFRKVPAGMPEQAMLEENLRRSVADVPDPYGQEESYAAHHIAVFEASITPLAIEPEFIRQSRRYRAGDYAEGIRRALEGRDKIRRILNQHRTQPLAEDWLPLAGFCDACGRDELDFDWDGEWSVEVSCRTCREVSRVDLRKGGNLKLPWRVDWPMRWRHEAVSFEPGGKDHSSAGGSFDTAREIVAEVYDGWAPEYVAYDFVRIKGESGKISSSAGGALTVSDCLEIYEPELLRWIFAVARPSAEFQISFDLDVIKLYEDYDRSVRTAHQADDGGKKDRKRAMSRRTLQLASLDHHRIEGGDPVPFVPPFRGLSMILQIYDGDMERSLAYYEARGEINDSAGRERFAVRARCVWNWIEQYAPDDFRYRIRKDPVVRNLEADPTEVIGRLVAVLEGNPNIQEAELIEHLKKICDGTSLEPRTFFPYAYDLILDRHKGPKLSTLVTTMGTDRALPLLRGGLGQNA